From Nycticebus coucang isolate mNycCou1 chromosome 6, mNycCou1.pri, whole genome shotgun sequence, the proteins below share one genomic window:
- the GPR33 gene encoding probable G-protein coupled receptor 33, translating into MDLINSTDYLINGSTLIRNSTHFPAPVSKIIIALPLFVSSIIGTIINGLYLWVLKFKMKQTVNTVLFFHLILTYFISTLVLPFIAISQLQDNYWTFGTALCKVFNSTLSLGMFASVFFLSAISLDRYLLILQPVWSLQHRTPRWASSVVLGVWISAAALSSPYLVFRETHHDQKGKLICQNNYAVSTNWERKEMQTLSQWIHIACFTSRFLLGFLVPFFIITFCYQRVASKMKEKGLFKSSKPFKVMMAAVISFFVCWMPYHVYQGLLLIKTQSLLLDLTMILTALTTSFNMVFSPTMYLFIGENFQKVFKKSILALFESAFSEDYSVERTHNLNSGTQI; encoded by the coding sequence ATGGATCTGATCAACTCTACTGACTACCTGATAAATGGCTCTACTTTAATAAGAAACAGCACACACTTTCCAGCTCCTGTATCAAAAATAATCATCGCCCTTCCTTTGTTTGTATCATCTATAATTGGTACCATCATCAATGGCCTCTATCTATGGGTGCTAAAATTCAAGATGAAACAGACCGTCaatactgtcttattttttcaCCTCATTCTCACGTATTTTATTTCAACATTGGTATTGCCATTTATAGCCATCTCCCAGCTTCAGGACAATTACTGGACTTTTGGAACTGCCTTGTGCAAGGTCTTCAATAGCACTTTGTCTCTGGGGATGTTTGCCTCTGTTTTCTTCCTCTCGGCCATCAGTCTCGATCGCTATCTTCTCATTCTTCAACCAGTATGGTCCCTGCAGCATCGAACCCCACGCTGGGCTTCCAGCGTTGTCCTGGGAGTCTGGATCTCTGCAGCTGCCCTCAGCAGCCCCTATTTGGTGTTCAGGGAGACACATCATGACCAAAAAGGAAAGTTGATCTGTCAGAATAACTATGCTGTGTCTACTAACTGGGAAAGAAAGGAGATGCAAACTTTAAGTCAATGGATTCACATAGCCTGTTTCACCAGCCGTTTCTTGCTGGGCTTCCTTGTGCCTTTTTTCATCATCACCTTTTGTTACCAAAGAGTAGCCAGCAAGATGAAAGAGAAGGGCCTGTTTAAATCCAGCAAGCCCTTCAAGGTCATGATGGCAGCCGTCATCTCTTTCTTTGTATGTTGGATGCCCTACCATGTATACCAGGGCTTACTTCTCATTAAGACTCAGTCATTACTTTTAGACTTGACTATGATACTTACAGCACTAACCACTTCCTTCAATATGGTCTTTTCTCCAACAATGTACTTATTTATTGGGGAGAATTTCCAAAAGGTTTTTAAGAAGTCCATTCTTGCTCTGTTTGAGTCAGCATTTAGTGAAGATTATTCTGTAGAAAGGACACATAACCTAAATTCGGGAACCCAAATTTAA